A stretch of Oryza brachyantha chromosome 4, ObraRS2, whole genome shotgun sequence DNA encodes these proteins:
- the LOC102717979 gene encoding FCS-Like Zinc finger 1-like — protein MARYHPASIQDDIEAGFSGHSASPVKPASSPRRPGGRLFCDPCDDAGDILAHHHYLDICFRCRRPLGGNRDIFMYRGDMPFCSEECRQEQIEIDEAREQRSKQTGRAEQERQRQKKQSHPRIPVWAW, from the exons ATGGCGCGCTACCACCCCGCCTCCATCCAGGACGACATCGAGGCCGGCTTCTCCGGCCACTCCGCCTCACCCGTCAAgccggcgtcgtcgcctcGGCGGCCCGGCGGCCGCCTCTTCTGCGACCCGtgcgacgacgccggcgacatcctcgcccaccaccactaccTCGACATCTGCTTCCGATGCCGGAGACCCCTCGGCGGGAACAGAGACATCTTCATGTACAG AGGCGACATGCCCTTCTGTAGCGAGGAGTGCAGGCAGGAACAGATCGAGATCGACGAGGCGAGAGAACAGAGATCGAAGCAGACGGGGAGGGCAGAGCAGGAGAGACAGAGGCAGAAGAAGCAGAGCCACCCGAGGATCCCGGTCTGGGCGTGGTAA